A window from Leptospira meyeri encodes these proteins:
- the flgB gene encoding flagellar basal body rod protein FlgB, translated as MFEATHFMKTQDLLERGLGAATQRRKVITDNIANADVPNFKRSEVVFESMLKRAIESEKIEKDKAVPTKITNDRHIEFFKPLDYRDAKPKTNLDYLTTMRPDGNNVDIEKEVVEANQNQMSYSLMIDRLNQNNRLLNIVMRTN; from the coding sequence ATGTTTGAAGCAACACATTTCATGAAAACTCAGGACCTTTTGGAACGTGGCCTCGGTGCGGCGACCCAGAGGCGAAAAGTCATTACAGATAATATTGCCAATGCAGATGTACCCAACTTCAAACGTTCGGAAGTGGTGTTTGAATCAATGCTCAAACGGGCCATTGAATCAGAGAAAATCGAAAAGGACAAAGCAGTTCCAACAAAAATCACAAACGACCGCCATATTGAATTTTTTAAACCTTTAGATTACCGGGATGCCAAACCAAAAACCAATTTGGACTATCTGACTACGATGAGACCTGATGGAAACAACGTAGACATTGAAAAAGAAGTGGTAGAAGCAAACCAAAACCAAATGAGTTACAGCCTGATGATTGATAGACTCAACCAAAACAACCGCCTTCTCAACATTGTGATGAGAACCAACTAA
- the flgC gene encoding flagellar basal body rod protein FlgC — protein sequence MGMFDSINISATGLSAQRLRMDVISNNIANSTTTRNTNGDGPFRRDRIILTPINLRTNWKSPVYPFGVAPGEGKGVKVMKIEKDMSPLRLTYDPTHPDAIQTGPKKGYVELPNINIVTEMTDMISASRSYEANVQLINGSKAMMNKAMEIGRA from the coding sequence ATGGGAATGTTTGATTCGATTAATATATCTGCTACTGGACTTTCCGCACAAAGACTCAGAATGGATGTTATTTCAAATAACATCGCTAACTCGACAACAACGAGAAACACCAATGGTGACGGCCCTTTTAGACGGGACCGTATTATCCTAACACCAATTAACTTAAGGACCAATTGGAAAAGTCCGGTGTATCCTTTTGGTGTGGCTCCTGGTGAAGGCAAAGGGGTAAAGGTGATGAAAATCGAAAAGGACATGAGCCCACTTCGTTTGACTTATGATCCAACTCACCCGGATGCCATCCAAACTGGCCCAAAAAAAGGATATGTAGAACTTCCGAATATCAATATCGTAACAGAGATGACAGATATGATTTCCGCTTCCCGGTCTTATGAGGCCAATGTCCAACTCATCAATGGATCGAAAGCTATGATGAACAAGGCGATGGAGATCGGTCGGGCGTAA
- a CDS encoding SDR family NAD(P)-dependent oxidoreductase, whose product MVYQIQDKVILITGAAGGIGAACARELYAEGAKLVLTDISQKSVDTLAAEFAKERVLAMAMNVTDWKSIKKVTNIAVSTFGKIDIVFANAGISWKESAYTVLNCDESEFEKILDVDLFGVWRTIKSALPEIVKNKGQVVVTSSIYAFTNGMCNAPYATSKAGIEMLARSLRAELAGKSASASVLYPGWITTPLTTDVFGGDRLTTNMREIGFPPILRKAIPPERVAKALAKGLKHRKPRIIVPARWVPIQLFRGIVGIFSDSFLANNSRIQSLLLELECRTKR is encoded by the coding sequence ATGGTTTATCAAATCCAAGACAAGGTAATCCTGATTACTGGAGCAGCTGGTGGGATTGGTGCGGCTTGTGCAAGAGAATTATATGCAGAAGGCGCCAAACTTGTATTAACGGATATATCTCAAAAATCAGTTGATACATTGGCAGCTGAGTTTGCAAAAGAAAGAGTTTTAGCAATGGCAATGAATGTAACTGATTGGAAATCCATAAAAAAAGTAACGAACATCGCCGTTTCCACTTTTGGGAAAATTGATATTGTATTTGCCAATGCTGGAATTTCATGGAAAGAATCTGCTTATACTGTTCTTAATTGTGATGAATCTGAATTTGAAAAGATTTTGGACGTAGATTTGTTTGGTGTTTGGCGCACAATTAAATCAGCCTTACCGGAAATTGTAAAAAACAAAGGCCAAGTGGTTGTGACTTCATCTATCTACGCCTTCACAAATGGAATGTGTAATGCACCGTATGCCACTTCCAAAGCAGGGATTGAAATGTTAGCACGTTCTCTTCGGGCAGAGCTTGCTGGAAAGTCTGCAAGTGCCAGTGTATTGTATCCTGGTTGGATTACTACACCTCTGACAACGGATGTTTTTGGAGGAGACCGTTTAACAACAAATATGCGAGAAATTGGATTTCCTCCTATTTTAAGAAAAGCCATCCCACCCGAAAGAGTAGCTAAGGCATTGGCAAAAGGTTTGAAACACCGGAAACCAAGAATCATCGTACCGGCGCGTTGGGTTCCCATCCAACTCTTCCGGGGAATTGTAGGAATTTTTTCTGACTCATTTTTGGCCAACAACTCTCGCATCCAGTCTCTACTTCTGGAATTGGAGTGTAGGACTAAGAGATAA
- a CDS encoding RNA polymerase sigma factor: MTIVNQETQILSDLFRREQVKMTAVLCRHFSLKDLDLVEDIIAETFLRAIEVWPQNGIPENPSAWLYTVAKNIAKDGFRKKTSETKKINNILNSNFEEQQDISFEESLITDSQLAMIFAVCENSISPKSRVCLSLQILCGFSVEEIGFALHSNKEAVKKILFRAREQLRESKFKIKDLNIDEIKLRMDSVLLTIYLLFNEGYSSKTNDSVIRIDLIKQAMNLGLSLTLSKSTKTPELLALMSLFCFQASRLDSRTNSQGSVVIFTDQDKSKWDQDLIQKGNEYFLEAFSTTSRSRYHYEAAIAYWHTQEESLEKWKYILNIYDNFSEIYNSPSVFLNRVFAYSKVYGKQKALEEIRVYNDYKNRDYHSLLGYLYSNSNIELASLHYQKAIQMTKSKKEIALLEQKINELTLEETQ, encoded by the coding sequence ATGACCATAGTTAATCAAGAAACCCAAATCCTCTCGGATTTGTTTCGTAGAGAACAAGTGAAAATGACGGCCGTTTTGTGCCGTCATTTTAGTTTAAAAGATCTTGATCTCGTTGAGGACATTATTGCTGAAACTTTTTTACGAGCCATCGAAGTTTGGCCACAAAATGGAATCCCAGAAAATCCTTCTGCTTGGCTTTACACTGTTGCCAAAAATATAGCAAAAGATGGTTTTAGAAAAAAAACATCCGAAACAAAAAAAATAAATAATATTCTAAACTCAAATTTCGAGGAACAACAAGACATTAGTTTTGAAGAAAGTTTGATTACCGATAGCCAGCTCGCAATGATCTTTGCTGTTTGTGAAAATTCGATTTCTCCAAAAAGTAGAGTCTGTTTAAGTTTACAAATTTTATGTGGCTTTAGCGTTGAAGAAATAGGATTTGCTCTTCATTCAAACAAAGAAGCGGTAAAAAAAATTCTATTCCGAGCACGCGAACAATTACGAGAATCAAAGTTTAAAATTAAAGATCTTAACATTGATGAAATTAAATTGAGAATGGACTCTGTTCTTTTAACAATTTACCTTTTATTTAATGAAGGTTACTCATCAAAAACAAACGACTCCGTAATTCGAATTGATTTAATTAAACAAGCTATGAATCTGGGACTCTCCCTTACCCTTTCAAAATCTACTAAAACACCTGAATTGTTAGCCCTAATGTCACTTTTTTGTTTTCAGGCATCTCGTCTCGACTCTCGCACAAACAGTCAGGGGTCAGTTGTTATTTTTACAGACCAAGATAAATCCAAATGGGACCAAGACCTGATTCAAAAGGGAAATGAATATTTTTTAGAGGCATTTAGCACAACTTCACGCTCGAGATACCATTATGAAGCAGCCATTGCCTATTGGCATACTCAAGAAGAATCATTAGAAAAATGGAAATACATTTTAAATATATATGATAATTTTTCGGAAATTTACAACTCTCCATCTGTTTTTTTAAACAGAGTTTTTGCCTACTCAAAAGTTTATGGGAAACAAAAAGCATTGGAAGAGATAAGAGTTTATAATGATTATAAAAATCGTGATTATCATTCGTTACTTGGATACTTATATTCTAATTCCAATATTGAATTGGCCTCATTACATTATCAGAAGGCGATTCAAATGACAAAATCCAAAAAAGAAATCGCACTTTTGGAACAAAAAATCAATGAACTTACCTTAGAAGAAACCCAATAA
- the fliE gene encoding flagellar hook-basal body complex protein FliE, which produces MSIDRISNISSQTYKPHSLLPQGDQVGIFRSNERHYGKTNEAKSPDEVAGTFGDALKKAFEQVNDQQVEADELTQKIVFDPNSVELHDVMIAAEKARISLTFAKTMSDGFVRAYRELTTLR; this is translated from the coding sequence ATGTCCATTGATCGCATTTCAAACATCAGTTCCCAAACGTATAAACCACATTCCCTACTCCCGCAAGGTGATCAGGTAGGAATCTTTCGCTCCAATGAACGCCATTACGGTAAAACGAATGAAGCCAAGTCTCCCGATGAAGTCGCCGGAACTTTTGGAGATGCATTGAAAAAGGCCTTTGAACAAGTGAATGACCAACAAGTGGAAGCGGATGAACTCACGCAAAAAATAGTTTTTGATCCAAACTCCGTGGAACTTCATGACGTGATGATCGCGGCAGAAAAAGCAAGAATCTCTTTGACATTTGCAAAAACAATGTCAGATGGATTTGTAAGAGCTTACCGAGAACTCACCACTCTCAGATAA
- a CDS encoding MBL fold metallo-hydrolase, producing MGKVITIDTEYANYTEVASAYLLEEEGHGVVVETNTTHAIPKILKVMEAEGINRNNLDFVIVTHVHLDHAGGAWALLESCPNATLLAHPKTAKHLIDPSLLIKSATSVYGKENFDSLYGEIKPIPKDRVRVMEDGEWFTWRDHSLQFIYTKGHANHHFCIYDKKTNGIYTGDSFGISYPHLENRKRFIFPTTTPTDFDAEEAVHSLDRILDTGAAIAYLTHYGPIGDLKKNAEDLKLGLTLCREAIQILETIPKEERLPFMESKVKEMIQTLANKNSIVLTESDWKLLHLDVNLNAQGLVFAFEKKQPKG from the coding sequence ATGGGTAAAGTGATCACAATTGATACAGAGTATGCAAACTACACGGAGGTGGCTTCGGCCTATCTTTTAGAGGAGGAAGGTCATGGGGTGGTTGTGGAAACCAACACGACCCATGCCATTCCAAAAATTCTTAAAGTCATGGAGGCTGAAGGAATCAATCGGAACAACCTCGACTTTGTCATTGTGACCCATGTGCATTTAGACCATGCCGGTGGAGCTTGGGCACTTCTCGAATCCTGTCCCAATGCAACTCTTCTTGCTCATCCCAAAACCGCCAAACACTTGATCGATCCTAGTTTGTTAATCAAAAGTGCAACTTCCGTTTATGGAAAAGAAAACTTTGATTCTTTATATGGTGAAATCAAACCAATCCCTAAGGATAGAGTTCGTGTAATGGAAGATGGAGAATGGTTCACTTGGAGAGATCATTCACTTCAGTTTATTTACACGAAAGGACATGCGAACCATCACTTCTGTATTTATGACAAAAAAACAAATGGGATTTATACTGGTGATTCTTTTGGTATTTCTTACCCTCATTTAGAAAACAGAAAAAGATTTATTTTTCCCACAACAACACCAACTGACTTTGATGCAGAGGAAGCGGTTCATTCACTTGATCGGATTTTGGATACTGGAGCAGCGATCGCTTATCTCACTCACTATGGTCCGATTGGCGATTTAAAAAAGAATGCAGAGGATTTGAAGTTAGGACTCACTTTATGCAGGGAAGCCATTCAAATTTTAGAGACGATCCCCAAAGAAGAACGTCTCCCATTTATGGAATCTAAAGTGAAAGAGATGATCCAAACTCTAGCAAACAAAAATTCCATTGTTCTGACAGAATCTGATTGGAAGTTATTGCATCTGGATGTAAATTTAAATGCGCAAGGTTTAGTATTTGCTTTTGAAAAGAAACAGCCAAAAGGATGA
- a CDS encoding YciI family protein — protein sequence MKEFTLIFRNSNQEGERPSPDQMQKVLQEWMGWMANLSAKDQLADKGNRLAITDSKTVHPGNLVTDGPYTEIKEFINGYIIVRSESLSGAVEIAKGCPILKIGGNVEVRKVVTPDDHS from the coding sequence ATGAAAGAGTTCACATTAATTTTTCGAAATAGCAACCAAGAGGGCGAGAGGCCTTCCCCTGACCAAATGCAAAAAGTGTTACAGGAATGGATGGGTTGGATGGCCAATTTATCGGCGAAAGACCAATTGGCTGACAAAGGAAACCGTTTGGCGATTACAGATTCAAAAACGGTTCATCCGGGTAATTTGGTCACGGATGGGCCTTACACTGAGATCAAAGAATTCATCAATGGTTATATCATTGTTAGATCAGAATCACTTTCTGGAGCAGTTGAAATTGCCAAGGGTTGTCCTATTTTAAAAATCGGAGGAAATGTCGAAGTTCGAAAAGTCGTAACTCCTGATGACCATAGTTAA